In Nerophis ophidion isolate RoL-2023_Sa linkage group LG02, RoL_Noph_v1.0, whole genome shotgun sequence, one DNA window encodes the following:
- the LOC133537092 gene encoding homeodomain-interacting protein kinase 1-like isoform X1, which yields MSPATSAASCGLQWTASEEPGVLSAHHLHLHSVPSRMDSSGSGDNQFSPGARIHSKSSGYDVLSVLGRGAFGNVVKCRKTTDHKTVAVKTIKNHGTSAKRAIYEILALLKIKKMDADKCHFVQWNSIFSITGHVCIEFELLDKSLYDLIKERNFRPLQLKEIRPIVYQLAETLDHLKASQIIHADLKLENVMLVNHVQQPYKIKVIDFGLAAHVSTAKQGSLIQTLPYRSPEILLGAPFTEAIDIWSIGCIAAFLYTGTLLYPGKNEYDMIRFIVETQGLPPDNVLEAGLQTSCFFQMEHNFAWKLKTPDQYQKETSLVPKETRRLKFNSLDRLLHFQPGILNTRHIANKAAKTADVQKFVELLKGLLELDASQRLTPRQVLEHDFSSMSHLEPLHGTSSHVQSCFHIMSFCSNKTTLQSFGGKGFDSSSLSEPHDDESCCSPTSPEPYEIIAKEEQSDPS from the exons ATGAGCCCGGCTACGAGTGCTGCGTCATGCGGGCTCCAGTGGACAGCAAGCG AAGAGCCGGGCGTACTGTCGGCtcaccacctccacctccactcGGTCCCCTCAAGAATGGACTCCTCTGGCTCAGGGGACAATCAGTTTTCACCCGGAGCCCGAATTCATTCTAAATCATCCGGCTACGACGTGTTGTCAGTGCTCGGACGAGGCGCCTTCGGTAATGTTGTCAAATGCCGGAAGACGACTGACCATAAGACGGTGGCGGTGAAAACCATCAAGAACCACGGCACTTCGGCCAAACGGGCCATATATGAG ATTCTGGCCCTGCTGAAAATCAAAAAGATGGATGCTGACAAATGCCACTTTGTGCAATGGAACAGCATATTCAGCATCACAGGGCATGTTTGCATTGAATTTGAGCTTCTGGACAAAAGTCTATATGACTTGATTAAAGAACGGAATTTCAGACCGCTGCAGCTGAAGGAGATCAGGCCCATTGTCTATCAG TTGGCAGAAACACTGGATCATCTGAAGGCTTCTCAGATCATCCACGCAGACCTCAAGTTGGAGAATGTAATGCTGGTCAACCACGTGCAGCAGCCCTACAAAATTAAAGTCATCGACTTTGGCCTTGCTGCCCACGTGTCCACCGCCAAACAGGGCTCGCTTATTCAGACGCTCCCTTATCG GTCTCCAGAGATCCTGTTGGGCGCCCCTTTCACAGAAGCAATAGACATCTGGTCTATAGGCTGCATCGCAGCTTTTTTATACACAGGCACTCTGCTCTACCCTGGCAAAAATGAATACGACATG atcaggTTCATTGTGGAGACTCAAGGTCTGCCTCCAGATAATGTTCTAGAGGCTGGTCTACAGACCAGCTGCTTTTTCCAGATGGAACACAACTTTGCTTGGAAGCTCAAG ACACCAGACCAATACCAGAAAGAGACCAGTTTGGTCCCCAAAGAGACCAGACGATTGAAGTTCAACTCACTTGATCGCCTTTTGCAT TTTCAGCCTGGCATCTTAAACACCAGGCACATCGCAAACAAAGCTGCCAAGACGGCCGACGTGCAGAAGTTCGTAGAGCTGCTCAAAGGATTGCTGGAGCTCGATGCCTCCCAACGTCTGACACCTCGCCAGGTGCTGGAGCACGACTTCAGCAGCATGAGCCACTTAGAACCGCTTCACGGCACCAGCTCTCA CGTGCAGTCGTGCTTTCACATCATGTCCTTCTGCTCCAACAAGACCACTCTACAATCCTTCGGCGGTAAAGGATTTGACTCGTCATCACTGAGCGAGCCTCACGACGACGAGTCATGCTGTAGCCCCACTTCACCAGAACCGTACGAAATCATTGCCAAAGAAGAGCAGTCGGACCCAAGTTGA
- the LOC133537092 gene encoding homeodomain-interacting protein kinase 1-like isoform X2: MSSTEEPGVLSAHHLHLHSVPSRMDSSGSGDNQFSPGARIHSKSSGYDVLSVLGRGAFGNVVKCRKTTDHKTVAVKTIKNHGTSAKRAIYEILALLKIKKMDADKCHFVQWNSIFSITGHVCIEFELLDKSLYDLIKERNFRPLQLKEIRPIVYQLAETLDHLKASQIIHADLKLENVMLVNHVQQPYKIKVIDFGLAAHVSTAKQGSLIQTLPYRSPEILLGAPFTEAIDIWSIGCIAAFLYTGTLLYPGKNEYDMIRFIVETQGLPPDNVLEAGLQTSCFFQMEHNFAWKLKTPDQYQKETSLVPKETRRLKFNSLDRLLHFQPGILNTRHIANKAAKTADVQKFVELLKGLLELDASQRLTPRQVLEHDFSSMSHLEPLHGTSSHVQSCFHIMSFCSNKTTLQSFGGKGFDSSSLSEPHDDESCCSPTSPEPYEIIAKEEQSDPS, from the exons ATGTCCTCGACAGAAGAGCCGGGCGTACTGTCGGCtcaccacctccacctccactcGGTCCCCTCAAGAATGGACTCCTCTGGCTCAGGGGACAATCAGTTTTCACCCGGAGCCCGAATTCATTCTAAATCATCCGGCTACGACGTGTTGTCAGTGCTCGGACGAGGCGCCTTCGGTAATGTTGTCAAATGCCGGAAGACGACTGACCATAAGACGGTGGCGGTGAAAACCATCAAGAACCACGGCACTTCGGCCAAACGGGCCATATATGAG ATTCTGGCCCTGCTGAAAATCAAAAAGATGGATGCTGACAAATGCCACTTTGTGCAATGGAACAGCATATTCAGCATCACAGGGCATGTTTGCATTGAATTTGAGCTTCTGGACAAAAGTCTATATGACTTGATTAAAGAACGGAATTTCAGACCGCTGCAGCTGAAGGAGATCAGGCCCATTGTCTATCAG TTGGCAGAAACACTGGATCATCTGAAGGCTTCTCAGATCATCCACGCAGACCTCAAGTTGGAGAATGTAATGCTGGTCAACCACGTGCAGCAGCCCTACAAAATTAAAGTCATCGACTTTGGCCTTGCTGCCCACGTGTCCACCGCCAAACAGGGCTCGCTTATTCAGACGCTCCCTTATCG GTCTCCAGAGATCCTGTTGGGCGCCCCTTTCACAGAAGCAATAGACATCTGGTCTATAGGCTGCATCGCAGCTTTTTTATACACAGGCACTCTGCTCTACCCTGGCAAAAATGAATACGACATG atcaggTTCATTGTGGAGACTCAAGGTCTGCCTCCAGATAATGTTCTAGAGGCTGGTCTACAGACCAGCTGCTTTTTCCAGATGGAACACAACTTTGCTTGGAAGCTCAAG ACACCAGACCAATACCAGAAAGAGACCAGTTTGGTCCCCAAAGAGACCAGACGATTGAAGTTCAACTCACTTGATCGCCTTTTGCAT TTTCAGCCTGGCATCTTAAACACCAGGCACATCGCAAACAAAGCTGCCAAGACGGCCGACGTGCAGAAGTTCGTAGAGCTGCTCAAAGGATTGCTGGAGCTCGATGCCTCCCAACGTCTGACACCTCGCCAGGTGCTGGAGCACGACTTCAGCAGCATGAGCCACTTAGAACCGCTTCACGGCACCAGCTCTCA CGTGCAGTCGTGCTTTCACATCATGTCCTTCTGCTCCAACAAGACCACTCTACAATCCTTCGGCGGTAAAGGATTTGACTCGTCATCACTGAGCGAGCCTCACGACGACGAGTCATGCTGTAGCCCCACTTCACCAGAACCGTACGAAATCATTGCCAAAGAAGAGCAGTCGGACCCAAGTTGA